The Desmonostoc muscorum LEGE 12446 genome includes a region encoding these proteins:
- a CDS encoding class I SAM-dependent methyltransferase: MSLLNTLPNYETIARLQNEFKNTPEELLKGIIPALDQILLSQLPAGSHILELGCGSGYLAQQLNIREYKVTGIDASEALLNYARKNAPESEFILSDIRQLDLPPIFDAALANDVLHFIQSNEDLKTVFKNVYTALKDGGVFVFNIPITDWLHEAAQKNNFNIININDECSLIELFYYKPEERVWEIKVTGFELIEKNWQRSDTIWLRKDHFLEEVEFALKDAGFTEFNYYNTRDFGESEDIACFVCQKAFLNTGIEE, encoded by the coding sequence ATGTCTCTACTAAACACTCTTCCCAACTATGAAACCATCGCTCGGTTACAGAACGAATTCAAGAACACACCTGAAGAATTGCTAAAAGGTATAATACCTGCTTTAGACCAAATATTATTATCACAACTTCCTGCGGGAAGCCATATTCTTGAACTTGGTTGCGGTTCTGGATATTTAGCCCAACAGCTCAACATTAGAGAATATAAAGTTACTGGAATCGATGCTTCAGAAGCGCTGCTAAACTACGCTAGAAAAAACGCGCCTGAAAGCGAATTTATTCTTAGTGATATACGTCAATTGGATTTACCACCGATCTTTGATGCAGCTTTAGCAAACGATGTTCTTCATTTTATTCAAAGCAACGAAGATTTGAAAACGGTATTTAAAAACGTATATACTGCACTTAAAGATGGTGGCGTCTTTGTGTTCAATATACCAATAACAGATTGGTTACATGAAGCTGCTCAGAAAAACAACTTTAATATTATCAATATCAATGATGAATGCTCATTAATAGAATTATTCTATTACAAACCTGAAGAAAGGGTGTGGGAAATCAAAGTCACAGGATTTGAATTAATAGAGAAAAATTGGCAGCGTTCAGACACCATTTGGTTAAGAAAAGATCACTTTCTAGAAGAAGTTGAGTTCGCCTTAAAAGATGCTGGGTTCACAGAATTCAACTATTACAATACCAGAGACTTTGGAGAGAGCGAAGACATAGCTTGCTTTGTTTGTCAAAAAGCCTTCCTTAATACAGGGATTGAGGAGTAG
- a CDS encoding non-ribosomal peptide synthetase: MDKHHTNLSPAKKALLEKWKGGKFQTDTIPKRQISNKIPLSFSQQRLWFIDQLYRGSSFYNIPIAFHIKGKLNITALQQSLNEILKRHEIWRTTFRLANGEPVQEITHDLTWDLPIINLEHLSDNNWESEVKELVAKEATKPFNLAKGLLVRAILLRLSEEEHVLLVTMHHIITDGWSCGVFLRELSTLYAAFSTNQPSPLPELPIQYADFAIWQRDRIQGEFLATKLKYWKQQLSGELPVLELPTDRPRPTVTTFAGAKQYFTLSAALTNALKQLSQRQDATLFMSLLAAFKLLLYRYTDQEDILIGSPIANRNRAELEGMLGLFVNTLVLRNNLNGNPNFCELLHRVRQVTLDAYAHQDLPFEMVVEELQPERDLSRNPLYEVMFVLQNTPTSVQEVSGLTLRTLDFDSGTSQLDIFLSMFESQEGLTGCLEYNTDIFDATTIIQFINNFQTLLENIVANPEQRICELSLLTVAKQEELLFKFNQTSGEYKNFSLEQLFEQQVELTPDSIALIHQSEQLTYRQLNHKANQLANYLQKQGVTKETLVAICLERSIDMVVGILAILKAGGAYIPLDPSYPVERLNFMLSDSQASILISHQEILEKLSLSLPEIVCLDIHKDKIIQQSPENPVNSSKPDNLAYIIYTSGSTGTPKGVLGTHRGTVNGLHWLWKTYPFTPEEVCCQKTAISFVDSVWEIFAPLLQGIPTVIINNATLLDPQLFIEALAYHKVTRIILVPSLLRLLINNYHHLTQKLSQLKLWITSGEALSVNLAKTFRELMPFAKLINLYGSSEVSANATYYDTSLLQDQANTVPIGRPIDNTQIYVLNRNLQPIPVGVMGELYIGGDSLARGYLNRPELTQETFIDNPFISETKLYKTGDLVRYLNDGNLEYLGRHDEQVKIRGFRVELSEIGTFITQHPDVQDSIVIVVNDAEENQRLIAYIVTEKEHIATELLLYLQQKLPNYMLPTAFVVLDALPLTPNGKVDKRSLPTDEVIRVNTTKTLISPRNFTELSLVKLWENLLNTSPIGVTDNFFNLGGHSFLAVRLMAQIQDRFGHNLALSTLFENPTIEKLAAIVSQPFRESSNSPVVAINSSGSKIPFFCIHGAGGGINHYINLSRRLGEDYPFYALEHNPDEEEPEILSVEKTANYYLQQIRKIQPNGPYLLGGHCYGGVLAFEIAQQLQRQGETVDLLVVIDAILSETRIESTKDDDAKFLLRMAESIKTDNNIDFSLSFEELRDLSLNDQLDLINQKVNFIFSDTEIKDFLSYYNLFKAHVQAMRDYVPLVYPDSITLFRAKEEIIHDFESPEFHTDDPLLGWGKCSRQLIKVMEVPGDHFSIFIEPHIQELAKNLRNCIDNAVCNLNNGSKTN; this comes from the coding sequence ATGGATAAACATCATACTAATTTATCGCCAGCCAAAAAAGCCCTCTTAGAAAAATGGAAAGGAGGTAAATTTCAGACTGATACTATTCCCAAACGTCAAATCTCTAACAAGATTCCCTTGTCTTTTTCACAACAAAGACTATGGTTTATTGACCAACTCTACCGCGGAAGTTCCTTCTACAATATTCCCATTGCTTTTCATATCAAAGGGAAGCTAAATATTACAGCGCTTCAGCAAAGTCTAAATGAAATCCTCAAGCGTCACGAAATTTGGCGCACAACATTTAGACTTGCAAATGGAGAGCCAGTACAGGAAATTACCCACGATTTAACTTGGGATTTACCCATCATTAATCTTGAGCATTTATCTGATAATAATTGGGAATCTGAGGTTAAAGAACTTGTAGCGAAGGAAGCAACAAAACCCTTTAATTTAGCTAAAGGACTTTTAGTCAGAGCAATTTTACTGCGCTTAAGTGAAGAAGAACACGTTTTGCTTGTGACCATGCATCACATTATCACCGATGGATGGTCTTGTGGTGTATTTTTGCGGGAGTTGTCAACGCTGTATGCAGCTTTCTCGACAAATCAGCCTTCCCCCTTACCCGAACTTCCAATTCAGTATGCAGATTTTGCAATTTGGCAACGCGATCGCATTCAAGGAGAATTCCTCGCAACCAAGTTAAAATATTGGAAGCAACAACTAAGCGGCGAGCTTCCTGTATTAGAATTACCCACAGACCGTCCGCGACCCACCGTCACAACTTTTGCAGGTGCCAAGCAATATTTTACACTTTCCGCAGCCTTAACTAATGCACTCAAACAATTAAGCCAGCGACAAGACGCCACTTTATTTATGAGCTTGCTGGCAGCTTTTAAACTATTATTATATCGCTACACAGACCAAGAAGATATCTTGATTGGTTCTCCCATTGCCAACCGTAACCGAGCCGAATTAGAAGGAATGTTGGGTTTATTTGTTAATACTTTAGTATTGCGTAATAACCTCAATGGTAATCCTAATTTCTGTGAACTTCTACATCGAGTCCGTCAAGTGACTCTCGATGCTTATGCACATCAAGACTTGCCTTTTGAAATGGTTGTAGAAGAATTGCAACCCGAACGCGACTTAAGCCGAAATCCCCTTTATGAAGTCATGTTCGTCCTGCAAAATACTCCAACCTCTGTCCAGGAAGTATCTGGATTAACCTTGCGTACTTTAGACTTTGATAGCGGTACATCTCAACTAGATATTTTCCTATCAATGTTTGAATCCCAAGAAGGGTTAACAGGATGTTTGGAGTACAATACAGATATTTTTGATGCAACAACCATTATTCAATTTATCAACAACTTCCAAACTTTATTAGAAAATATCGTTGCTAATCCAGAGCAGCGTATTTGTGAGTTATCACTACTAACTGTTGCAAAACAAGAAGAATTATTATTTAAGTTTAATCAAACTAGTGGAGAGTATAAAAATTTCTCTCTCGAACAACTATTTGAACAACAAGTTGAACTAACGCCTGATTCTATAGCGTTAATTCATCAGTCTGAGCAACTCACTTATCGTCAACTTAACCATAAAGCTAATCAGCTTGCAAATTATTTACAAAAACAGGGTGTAACAAAAGAAACGCTCGTTGCTATATGTCTCGAACGTTCCATAGACATGGTGGTGGGAATTTTAGCTATTCTCAAAGCTGGCGGCGCATACATTCCCCTCGATCCCAGTTATCCAGTTGAACGTTTAAATTTTATGCTCTCGGATTCTCAAGCATCGATATTAATTAGTCATCAAGAAATATTAGAAAAACTATCATTATCTTTGCCTGAAATTGTTTGCTTGGATATTCACAAAGACAAAATTATTCAACAAAGTCCAGAAAACCCCGTTAACAGTTCAAAACCTGATAATCTCGCTTATATCATCTACACTTCTGGCTCAACTGGAACACCTAAAGGCGTTCTTGGTACCCATCGCGGTACAGTAAATGGCTTACACTGGCTATGGAAAACTTATCCTTTCACCCCAGAAGAAGTTTGTTGCCAGAAAACAGCGATTAGTTTTGTAGATTCCGTTTGGGAAATTTTTGCTCCTTTACTTCAAGGAATTCCTACAGTAATTATTAACAATGCAACTCTACTAGACCCACAACTATTTATAGAAGCTTTAGCATATCATAAAGTTACTCGTATTATACTTGTACCTTCATTACTACGTTTACTCATAAATAATTATCATCATCTGACTCAGAAATTATCACAACTAAAACTGTGGATAACTAGCGGCGAAGCACTATCCGTTAACTTAGCTAAAACTTTCCGAGAATTAATGCCATTTGCAAAACTAATCAACCTTTACGGTTCATCGGAAGTTTCTGCCAACGCTACTTACTACGACACCAGTTTATTACAAGACCAAGCAAACACTGTTCCTATAGGTCGTCCTATCGACAATACTCAAATCTATGTCTTGAATCGCAATTTACAACCAATACCTGTAGGAGTTATGGGCGAACTTTATATTGGTGGTGATAGCTTAGCAAGAGGATATTTAAATCGTCCAGAATTAACTCAGGAAACATTTATCGATAACCCCTTTATCTCAGAAACAAAGCTTTATAAAACAGGCGATTTAGTGCGTTATCTCAATGATGGAAATCTGGAATATTTGGGTCGTCATGATGAACAAGTAAAAATCAGAGGTTTTCGAGTTGAATTGAGTGAAATTGGTACTTTTATTACACAACACCCAGATGTACAAGATTCTATTGTAATTGTGGTTAATGATGCTGAAGAAAATCAACGTTTGATTGCATATATTGTCACAGAAAAAGAGCATATAGCTACAGAACTATTGCTATATTTGCAACAGAAACTGCCTAATTATATGCTACCAACTGCATTTGTAGTATTGGATGCACTGCCACTTACACCTAATGGCAAAGTAGACAAGCGTTCTCTTCCCACAGATGAAGTTATTCGAGTAAATACTACTAAAACCTTAATAAGTCCTCGGAATTTTACAGAATTATCATTAGTAAAACTTTGGGAAAATCTTCTAAATACTAGCCCTATCGGGGTAACAGATAACTTTTTTAACTTGGGTGGTCACTCATTTTTAGCTGTACGCTTAATGGCTCAAATTCAAGACAGATTTGGCCATAATCTCGCTCTATCAACTCTTTTTGAAAATCCGACAATTGAGAAACTAGCTGCAATTGTCAGTCAGCCATTCCGCGAGAGTTCTAATTCTCCTGTGGTAGCAATTAACTCTTCTGGCTCCAAGATACCTTTCTTTTGTATACATGGCGCTGGCGGAGGTATTAATCACTATATTAATTTATCCAGAAGACTTGGTGAAGATTATCCATTTTATGCTTTAGAACATAACCCTGATGAAGAAGAACCTGAAATTCTATCAGTAGAAAAAACAGCAAACTATTACCTGCAACAAATTCGTAAAATACAGCCAAATGGCCCTTATCTTTTAGGTGGTCATTGTTACGGCGGTGTACTTGCTTTTGAAATTGCACAGCAATTACAAAGACAGGGTGAAACAGTAGATTTGTTAGTTGTAATCGATGCCATACTTTCAGAAACACGCATTGAATCTACAAAAGATGACGATGCAAAGTTTTTACTCCGCATGGCTGAATCAATAAAAACCGATAATAATATAGATTTTTCACTTTCTTTTGAGGAACTTCGAGATTTATCACTCAACGACCAACTTGATTTGATTAATCAAAAAGTAAACTTCATCTTTAGCGATACAGAGATTAAAGATTTTCTCAGTTATTACAATCTTTTCAAGGCTCATGTCCAAGCGATGCGAGATTATGTACCCCTCGTTTACCCTGATTCTATAACTCTTTTTCGAGCCAAGGAAGAGATTATTCATGATTTTGAAAGTCCGGAATTTCATACTGATGATCCCTTACTGGGTTGGGGTAAATGTTCTCGTCAACTTATTAAAGTTATGGAAGTTCCTGGAGATCATTTTTCAATTTTCATTGAACCTCATATTCAGGAATTAGCTAAAAATTTGAGAAATTGTATCGATAATGCTGTATGCAATCTAAATAATGGGAGTAAAACAAACTAA